In Sporocytophaga myxococcoides, the genomic window GCTCTTGGGGATGGATTTTATGATCAATGATGATGATGACAATGGCGCAAGGGATGGTAAATTATCATGGAATGCATCGACAGATGATGCATGGCAGAATCCTTCTTTATTTGGTACAGCTATTCTGCAAGGTCTGTTGCCATGTACTACTCCTGCTCCTCCAGCAGTAACTGCTACCCTGACATACTGTCAGAATGCAACAGCAAATCCGTTGTCTGCCACTGGTACAGGGCTATTGTGGTTTACTTCCGCTTCAGGAGGTACAGGTGCATCATCAGCTCCCGTGCCCCTTACGACTTCAGCAGGCTTAACAAAGTATTATGTTAGTCAGAATGTAAACGGTTGTGAAAGTTCGAGAGCTCTTATAGAAGTAACTGTGAATGCAAATCCGAATGCTGTTATCACACCTTCAGGACCAACTACATTTGTTATAGGAGGTAGTGTTGGGTTGCAAGCCAATTCAGGTTCAGGATTAACTTATCAGTGGTATAGAAATGATGTAAAAGTAGGTACAGAATCAAAATATACTGCAACTGAAGCTGGAGTTTATACTGTGGAAGTAACAAATGCTTCTCAATGTAAAGCAAAATCTCAGGCTCTACAGGTAACTGTGAATGCAAATCAACCATCCGTCATTACGATTACTTCACCTTTATCCAATGCAATAATTGAAGGTTCAGTTACGATTTCGGCAGACATATCTGATCCGGATGGAGGTATTACTCTGGTGGAGTTTTTGGATGGGACCAATGTCATTGGCACGAGCGCAACTGTACCTTATAGCTTTGTATGGAATAACCCAAGCCCTGGAGATCATTCTATAACAGTAAGGGTAACCGACAGTAATGGTGGAGTTACAACTTCATCTGTGACAACTGTAACATCAGGTAGCGTTACAGGGTTCTGGTCATCAGCAAGCACAGTATTTGCTAATTTCTATCCAAACCCTGCGAGCGGAGAAGTATATATAGATTCAGAGCTGGATTTATCAAATGCGACTTTCACCTTAATAGATGTATTGGGTAAGGAAGTTGTTCAGAAAACTGAAGTTGCAGGAAATACAGTAAAGATAGATGTAGGCGGATTACAAGAGGGAATCTATGTCCTTAGTATTAAGAAGGATAATTCAATCGTGCAAAAGAAGATAACAGTTAAGAGGTAGTTAATACAATCTGGTACTGTTTCATCAGTAAAGTGAAACAGCAACAAAATGATGCATTAAAAGGCCGGAAAATCTTTCCGGCCTTTTAAATTTTTACTAATCTGTCAATCTCTTCTAATTTATTTTTTATTGCTTTGATTATAAGGTGTTATTAAGAGGGAGGGATACATTATTCCTCATCTAAAATTCTAATAACCAGAAATGTGCTTTTGGAGGAAATGAACTCTGGTAGTTCTTTCTTGTAAAAATTTTTAAATAGTTGTTTTTATTCTTTGAGCCCAGAATATGCTGAGGTAAGAACAAGCAATAGAATTTAAAAAAGATCTAATCAGATTTTTTTTAGAAAGGATGTTTACTTTTTATTTACCTCTGTGTACTGCCAAGATTGTAAGTTGGGCGGAGGGATTTTGTTTATATGGTCTCTGTATTTACCCTATATGGAGCCGGAATTGTAAATTTTAAAACCTATATACTTATAATACAAACTATTAAAAATTTTCCAACTAATTTAAACTGTTAGCTTATGAAGAATCTTTTTCCCAAAAGAATTAATTTGCTGTGCGGATTACTTATGGTGCTGTTCCTCTGCACCAGCAGAAATTCTCATGCACAGGATCTCTGTAAAGAAACCGGAGAGGGTGCTTATTTTACGGGCGTTTACAGAAATATGTTCAAAGAACTTTTGAACAAAAACGATACAGAAATTAATACCAAGATCAACAACGCTTTTCAGCAGATTTTCTATGGTAACTCAAATCAGCAATTGTATTATCCGGTAGGGCAAGACATGGCCTACATTCTTGATGTGGCTAATAATGATGTCCGCTCGGAAGGTATGTCTTACGGAATGATGATTTGTGTGCAGCTTGACAAAAAAGCTGAGTTTGATAAACTGTGGAGATGGACCAAGACCTACATGCATCATACATCCGGAAATCTGGATGGGTTCTTTAGATGGTCATTAAATACAAGTGGAAGTGCTAAGGATAATAACCCTGCTCCGGATGGTGAAGCATATTTTGTAACAGCCTTATTCTTTGCTGCTAACCGTTGGGGAAATGGTACAGGAATTTTTAATTATGCTGCTGAAGCACAATCTGTTTTAAATAAGGTGCAGAGCAAAACAGGTGCTGGTGGTATCAATAATTTGTTCAATACCAATTCAAAATTAATAACATTTGGACCTAATCAGGGGTCGTACGACTACACTGACCCTTCTTATAACTTACCTGCCTTTTGGGAGTTGTGGGCTCGTTGGTCAACTACGAATAAAAACTTTTGGTCACAGACACCGGCAGCAGCAAGAAAGTTACTTCGTGATGCTTCTCACTCTAGTTCTGGCTTAACAACAGACTACTCTAATTTTGACGGAACACCTAAATCTACTTCCTTCAACTCCAATAGTCACAGGTTTATGTATGATGCATGGAGAAGTATTATGAATATAGGGATGGACTACCATTGGTTTAAAGCAGATCCTTTGCAACCAGCGGTTGCTGAGCGTTATCTAACTTTCTTTAAAAATCGTGGAGCTAACTATCAAAGTCATTATAATTGGGATGGCTCAGGTGCAGAAGGAAGTCAATCCGGAGGGCTTGTTGCCTGCAATGCGGTAGCATCTCTGGCAACAAGTAATACAGCGCTTTCTACACCTTTTGTGCAGGCATTCTGGAACATGGCAGTCCCTAGCGGGCAATGGAGGTACTACGACGGTATGTTATATATGCTCGCGTTATTAAATGTGTCTGGTAATTTTAAAGTTTATAAACCTGCTTGTGAAAATCCTTGCGCAACTCCTGCTCCGACAGTAACAGCTTCTGTTGCATATGAACTTGGTGATATCGCAACTCCATTAACAGCTTCCGGAACCAGCTTGAAGTGGTATACAGTGCAGACAGGTGGTACTGCTTTAGCTTCAGCTCCAGTTCCAAATACATCTGCACCAGGAACTGTGACGTATTATGTTTCTCAAACTTTGAGTGGTTGTGAAGGGCCAAGAGCTGCTATCACTG contains:
- a CDS encoding glycosyl hydrolase family 8, whose amino-acid sequence is MKNLFPKRINLLCGLLMVLFLCTSRNSHAQDLCKETGEGAYFTGVYRNMFKELLNKNDTEINTKINNAFQQIFYGNSNQQLYYPVGQDMAYILDVANNDVRSEGMSYGMMICVQLDKKAEFDKLWRWTKTYMHHTSGNLDGFFRWSLNTSGSAKDNNPAPDGEAYFVTALFFAANRWGNGTGIFNYAAEAQSVLNKVQSKTGAGGINNLFNTNSKLITFGPNQGSYDYTDPSYNLPAFWELWARWSTTNKNFWSQTPAAARKLLRDASHSSSGLTTDYSNFDGTPKSTSFNSNSHRFMYDAWRSIMNIGMDYHWFKADPLQPAVAERYLTFFKNRGANYQSHYNWDGSGAEGSQSGGLVACNAVASLATSNTALSTPFVQAFWNMAVPSGQWRYYDGMLYMLALLNVSGNFKVYKPACENPCATPAPTVTASVAYELGDIATPLTASGTSLKWYTVQTGGTALASAPVPNTSAPGTVTYYVSQTLSGCEGPRAAITVKVTYTYKIYNTNIAPTIDGVVDELWNDPIVAPITATKTLVGTISNSNDLSGSAKIMWDNTNVYLLAVVTDNVKTNDSPNSYEDDAVEFYFDINNDKATTYGANDVQYTFGWNDGAVVGTLPSGRSSAGIVYSSVSTTDGYIIEASIPWSTLQGTPAKDQLIGIDFMINDDDDGSGRDKKLSWNAGEDNAWQDPSLFGTAILAERIITNIGRNNQLTIDIYPNPADEFIQVQGLQGNFEYSILDYSGRLLQQGRSEGQVDISNLKSGIYGLIVQSEGRSSVVKVVVR